From a single Herbiconiux sp. SALV-R1 genomic region:
- a CDS encoding dihydroorotate dehydrogenase — translation MTSLRSSVAGFETANPVWVGSSELTMDLAGITACVDAGAGAVVAKSVNEVQAARDQLDIADYAYLDDRLAPVDPVRSRFLFNRSGLAQSTLDDWVRMLAEAEQYARARDSAVVGSITVASAEGAAAIADRLWSVVEAVELNVGAPHGREAASGAVRQLTDGDAVAETVRAVRRVSDKPLIVKLPGTASDVVGLARSAVSAGADAVTLIGRFNGFVPDIDSYDPVLGSWGAIGGPWCLPLSLFAVSKAYRDPAVGVPLIGTNGARDADDVVRFLLSGACAVEVVDAVWVHGPAAITRLVAGVREHLERHGHTDVAEIVGASAERARAYGEIAPTGSRPEPWKR, via the coding sequence ATGACGTCGCTGCGCTCGTCCGTCGCGGGCTTCGAGACGGCCAACCCGGTCTGGGTCGGGTCGTCGGAGCTGACGATGGACCTCGCGGGCATCACGGCTTGCGTCGACGCCGGCGCGGGGGCCGTGGTGGCCAAGTCGGTGAATGAGGTGCAGGCGGCCCGCGACCAGCTCGACATCGCCGACTACGCCTACCTCGACGACCGTCTCGCACCCGTCGACCCCGTGCGTTCCCGCTTCCTCTTCAACCGCTCGGGCCTCGCGCAGTCGACGCTCGACGACTGGGTGCGGATGCTCGCCGAGGCCGAGCAGTACGCCCGCGCCCGAGACAGCGCCGTCGTCGGCAGCATCACCGTGGCGAGCGCGGAGGGCGCTGCCGCGATCGCCGACCGGCTGTGGAGCGTGGTCGAGGCGGTGGAGCTCAACGTGGGCGCCCCGCACGGCCGCGAGGCCGCCTCCGGCGCCGTGCGCCAGCTCACCGACGGCGACGCCGTCGCCGAGACGGTGCGGGCGGTTCGCCGGGTGAGCGACAAGCCCCTGATCGTGAAGCTCCCGGGCACCGCCTCCGACGTGGTGGGTCTGGCCCGCAGCGCCGTGAGCGCCGGCGCCGACGCCGTGACGCTGATCGGGCGCTTCAACGGCTTCGTTCCCGACATCGACAGCTACGACCCCGTGCTGGGTTCGTGGGGTGCGATCGGTGGCCCCTGGTGCCTTCCGCTCAGTCTCTTCGCCGTCAGCAAGGCCTACCGCGACCCTGCCGTGGGCGTGCCCCTGATCGGCACCAACGGCGCCCGCGACGCCGACGACGTGGTGCGGTTCCTGCTGAGCGGTGCGTGCGCCGTCGAGGTGGTCGACGCCGTCTGGGTGCACGGACCGGCCGCGATCACCCGGCTCGTCGCCGGAGTGCGCGAGCACCTCGAACGACACGGGCACACCGACGTCGCCGAGATCGTCGGCGCCTCCGCCGAGCGGGCCCGTGCGTACGGTGAGATCGCACCCACCGGCTCCCGCCCCGAGCCCTGGAAACGCTGA
- the purS gene encoding phosphoribosylformylglycinamidine synthase subunit PurS: MPKIVVDVMPKAELLDPQGKAVAGALARLGHEAFTDVRVGKRFELTVEGQVDEQTLSAVREVADELLSNSVIEDVVNITVVDAAGEHSAAAASGALA, encoded by the coding sequence GTGCCGAAGATCGTCGTCGACGTCATGCCCAAAGCAGAACTTCTCGACCCGCAGGGCAAGGCCGTCGCCGGCGCCCTCGCCCGCCTCGGCCACGAGGCCTTCACCGACGTGCGCGTCGGCAAGCGGTTCGAACTCACCGTCGAGGGCCAGGTCGACGAGCAGACCCTGAGTGCCGTGCGCGAGGTCGCCGACGAGCTGCTGTCGAACTCGGTGATCGAAGACGTGGTGAACATCACCGTCGTCGACGCGGCGGGCGAGCACAGCGCCGCCGCCGCATCCGGAGCCCTGGCGTGA
- the purQ gene encoding phosphoribosylformylglycinamidine synthase subunit PurQ, with protein sequence MTRVGVVTFPGSLDDRDAQRAVKFAGAEPVALWHGDHDLQGVDAVVLPGGFSYGDYLRCGAIASHSPLMREVVAAAERGVPVLGICNGFQMLTEAHLLPGGLIRNDHGSFICRDQVLRVENTSTAWTNGYTAGQEITIPLKNGEGGYIASAETLARLEGEGLVAFRYVGVNPNGSLNDIAGVTNERGNVVGLMPHPEHAIEPGFGPDTAAAMRSGVDGLTMFTSALRSLLSV encoded by the coding sequence GTGACCCGCGTCGGAGTCGTCACCTTCCCCGGCTCGCTCGACGACCGCGACGCGCAGCGCGCCGTGAAGTTCGCGGGCGCCGAGCCCGTCGCACTCTGGCACGGCGACCACGACCTGCAGGGCGTTGACGCCGTCGTGCTGCCGGGCGGCTTCAGCTACGGCGACTACCTGCGCTGCGGCGCCATCGCCTCGCACTCGCCACTCATGCGCGAGGTCGTCGCCGCCGCGGAGCGCGGGGTGCCGGTGCTCGGCATCTGCAACGGCTTCCAGATGCTCACCGAGGCGCACCTGCTGCCGGGCGGCCTCATCCGCAACGACCACGGCAGCTTCATCTGCCGCGACCAGGTGCTGCGGGTCGAGAACACCTCGACGGCGTGGACCAACGGATACACCGCCGGCCAGGAGATCACCATCCCGCTGAAGAACGGCGAGGGCGGCTACATCGCCTCGGCCGAGACGCTCGCGCGCCTCGAGGGCGAGGGGCTCGTGGCGTTCCGCTACGTGGGCGTGAACCCGAACGGCTCGCTCAACGACATCGCCGGCGTCACCAACGAGCGCGGCAACGTGGTGGGGCTCATGCCGCACCCCGAGCACGCCATCGAGCCCGGCTTCGGCCCCGACACCGCTGCCGCCATGCGCTCGGGCGTCGACGGGCTCACCATGTTCACGAGCGCCCTGCGGAGCCTGCTCTCCGTCTGA
- a CDS encoding alcohol dehydrogenase catalytic domain-containing protein codes for MRAAVLEHPGADGLVIKEGLTLAPLTGRFVRVAVRAAGVCHSDLSAVSGRLGLPTPVVVGHESAGEVLEVGPDVTTVAPGDRVIVSWVPQCGTCEQCVAGRPQLCTFNLSDEYRFPRFRDGEETVWAQAGCGGFAEELLVSEFNLVALPDDVPFEIGALVGCGVSTGVGAVVNTAAVTPGSSVVVIGCGGVGLSAVQAARAATDGTVLAVDPVASKRELAVRLGATRAVAPEELTAVAAEQPGGGFDYAIEAVGAAATIRAAYDAVRRGGTAVIAGVGPKDSEVSFSPYELYAGERRLVGSVFGSTDIRRDFPRVIQLWRDGVLDLEGIISARVPLDELPAALDRLRSGDVLRTVVVF; via the coding sequence ATGCGCGCCGCCGTTCTCGAACACCCCGGAGCCGACGGGCTCGTCATCAAGGAGGGCCTCACCCTCGCACCCCTCACCGGCCGCTTCGTACGCGTCGCCGTGCGGGCCGCCGGTGTCTGTCACTCCGACCTCTCGGCCGTGTCGGGCCGGCTCGGTCTGCCGACCCCCGTCGTGGTCGGTCACGAGTCGGCGGGGGAGGTGCTCGAGGTCGGGCCCGACGTGACGACCGTCGCGCCGGGCGACCGCGTCATCGTGTCGTGGGTGCCCCAGTGCGGCACATGCGAGCAGTGCGTCGCGGGCCGCCCGCAGTTGTGCACCTTCAACCTCAGCGACGAGTACCGCTTCCCGCGCTTCCGCGACGGTGAGGAGACGGTATGGGCTCAGGCGGGGTGCGGCGGCTTCGCCGAGGAGCTCCTGGTGTCGGAGTTCAACCTCGTCGCGCTGCCCGACGACGTTCCCTTCGAGATCGGCGCCCTGGTCGGCTGCGGGGTGTCGACGGGTGTTGGCGCGGTGGTGAACACCGCCGCGGTCACGCCGGGCTCCTCCGTCGTCGTCATCGGATGCGGCGGGGTCGGCCTCTCGGCGGTGCAGGCGGCGAGGGCGGCCACCGACGGAACCGTGCTGGCGGTCGACCCGGTCGCGTCCAAGCGCGAGCTCGCGGTGCGTCTGGGAGCCACCCGTGCGGTCGCACCCGAGGAACTCACCGCCGTGGCTGCCGAGCAGCCGGGCGGCGGTTTCGACTACGCGATCGAGGCCGTCGGTGCGGCCGCGACGATCCGCGCCGCGTACGACGCCGTGCGGCGCGGGGGCACCGCGGTGATCGCCGGTGTCGGGCCGAAGGACTCCGAGGTCTCGTTCAGCCCGTACGAGCTCTACGCCGGGGAGCGCCGGCTCGTGGGTTCGGTCTTCGGGTCGACCGACATCCGCCGTGACTTCCCGCGCGTCATCCAGCTCTGGCGCGACGGGGTGCTCGATCTCGAGGGCATCATCAGCGCGCGGGTTCCGCTCGACGAGCTGCCCGCCGCCCTCGACCGTCTGCGGTCGGGCGACGTGCTCCGCACGGTCGTCGTCTTCTAG